GGTATTAGTCGTCATAGAGTAATCATTCTTACATTTGGATAATAGCTTTGCTCCTAGGAAGCATCTGCTTTCTAGGGGCAAAAGTATCCGAGTATACGAGAAGGGAGATTTAGTATCTATGGACAGAAAGCAAGCGGCATTACGCCCTTACTTTGAAAAGATGCCGGACATTGGGAAACCATTAAGTGCTGGGGAAATAAAACGAACTGAAGAAAATATAAAACTCGTTCAAGAACAAGAGGAAATTATCGCCAAAGCCGTTGAAAAGGTTAAAAATGCAGGAACCCCTGCCGAAGTCATTAGAAAAAAAGGCCAGATGACGGTTTGGGATAGACTCGACTATTTGGTTGATGAAGGAACGTGGTGCCCTTTACATACACTTTATAACCCCAGAGATAACGAAGAAGGATGCACGGGTGTTGTAGATGGTCTTGGAAAAATCGAAGGGAAATGGGCAGTCATTATTGGTTTCGATAATAAGGTTATGGCTGGGGCCTGGATCTCTGGCCAAGCTGAAAATATGTTAAGAGTTACTGATCTTGCTAAAAGACTGAATATTCCGTTAGTTTGGCTTACTAATTGTAGTGGAGTTAAATTGATGGAGCAAGAAAACGTGTATGCTGATAGGCGAGGAAGCGGAGCGACTTTCTTTAGACATGCAGAGCTGAATCGACTGGGCATTCCGATCCTCAATGGTATTTATGGCACTAACCCTGCTGGCGGAGGATATCAAGGAATCAGCCCGACGATCCTTATAGCCCATAAGGATGCTAATATTGCTGTGGGGGGAGCTGGAATCGTTGGAGGGATGAATCCTAAGGGTTTTTTCGACTTAGAGTCAGCTCAACAATTAATCGATGCGACCCAGGGATTTAAGGCCAAGGCGCCTGGTCGTATAGAGACTCATTTTGATGAGACAGCCTACTTTAGAGAAGTTTATGATAGTGAAATCGGTGTCTTAGATGGCATCAAAGAGTATATGAGTGGCTTGCCAGCCTATGATCCCAAAGTGTTTAGAGTAGCGGAGCCGGCAGAACCTAAGTATCCAGGTCTGGAGCTGAACCGCCTGCTTCCAGCCAATCAAAGACGGCCTTATGATGCCATGCAAATCCTGGCACGTCTTACGGATAACAGCGAATTTATGGAGTACCGGCCGGAATATGGACCGGAAGTCTTTACGGGAATTGCCAAAATAGATGGTTTCCCGGTAGGGATTATTGGCAACAGGCAAGGAATGCTGCCCAAATATCCGGAATATGCTGAAAGAGCTTATGTGGGAATCGGAGGTAAGCATTACCGACAGGGATTAATTAAACAGTCCGAATTTGTCACTTTATGCGGCCGGGATAATTTGCCGATTATCTGGCTTCAGGATACCACAGGCATTGATGTTGGGGACGTTGCCGAGAGAGCGGAATTACTGGCTCTGGGTCAAAGCCTGATTTATTCTATTGAAAAGACGGATATCGCCATGATATGCATTGTTTTAAGAAAAGGTACAGCTGCTGCCCATTATATTATGGGAGGGCCTCAAGCCAATGAAAATAACGCCTTTACCTTAGGAACTCCTTTGACAGAAATTTACGTAATGCACGGGGAAACAGCGGCGGCGGCATCTTATGCCCGCAGGCTGGTTAAAGAACAAGAGGTAGGTAAGGACTTAGAGCCGGTTATTGAGAAAATGAATCAAATGGTAAAAGATTACGAAGAGAAGTCCAGACCTGCTTATTGTGCAAAGCTCGGCCTTGTGGATGAGATTGTAGGACTGTCGGATTTAAGAAGCTATTGTGTAGCTTTTGCCAGTGCAAATTATCAAAATCCCAAGTCGATTACTCCCATCCATCAGATGATCTTACCTAGGACCATTAAGGGATAAAATTACTGAATTACTCGGATATAGAAGGTAACAGGATTTCATCTTGGTTTTGTAGAGCTTAAGAGTATACATTCTCCTATAAGGTTACAAAAAATTTGATAAGGAGGGATACAGAATGGATTTTGGATTAACTGAAGAACAAAGAATGGTTCAAGAGATGGCTCGTGATTTCGCAGAAAAAGAAATAGGTCCTTATGTTGAAGAGGATGAAGAAAATCATTATTACCGCAGAGAGATCTTAAGCAAAATGGGAAAGTTAGGGCTGTTAGGGTGGAGCATTCCCGAAGAGTATGGTGGAAATGGCATGGGGTGGATGGAAGCAGTGACAGCTTTATACGAAATAGCCAAGGTTCATACTTCCTGGAGGCTAAGTATCAGTGGCAACGTCTGGGGCCCAGCAATGACGATTAATGAATGGGGTACTAAGGAACAAAAACAAACGTATATACCCCGCCTTGTGAGTGGCGATTCAGTAGGAAGCTTTGCAATGACAGAAGCCAATACCGGTTCTGATGTAGCTAGTATGAAGACTTTAGCTGAGGATAAAGGCGACCATTGGCTGATCAATGGCTCAAAGATGTGGATATCCGGAGGACACACTTGTGATATCGGACTTCTTTATGCCGTCACAGAAAAAGGCGCAGGAGCCAAAGGAATATCCTGCTTTATCATTGACTACAACAAAACCCCTGGTGTAACCAGAATTCCCATACTTAAGAAAGTTGGAATGTGGCCAGCTCCGACTTCGGAATTAGTGTTTGAAAATGCAATGATTCCGAAAGAAAACCTGTTAGGTCCACTTAATAAAGGCTTTCAAATATGTATGTGGATGTTAAACAATACTCGGATGGGCTGCGCTACTGGTTCTGCTGCTCTTTCAGCAGCCTGTCTGGAAGGTTCAGTTCAATATGCTAATGAGCGTACTCAATTTGGAAAACAGATTGGAAAGTATCAAATGATTCAGCAGCAGATTGCAGAAATGAAGCTAGAAGATGAAGCAGCTAAATATCTCGTTTATCGAGCTGCCTGGTTAAAAGAAAACAAGTTGCCCAGTCAACAGGCGACATCCATGGCTAAGCTATATGGCTCTATTGCAGCGGTTCATGCCGCAAACATAGCCATGAAAATCTACGGCTCATATGGCTATTCGACTGAATATCCTTGCGGTAGATGGCTCCGCGATGCTAAGCAGTTTGAGACACTTGAAGGAACATCGAATATTCATATGCAGATTATCTCTAAAATCGAACTTGGTTACCAGCCAAATAGATAGTCTAAGGAGGAAAATACTTTGCAGCGTGTTGGCCAAGTAATGTCACGACTTTCTGTATGCCTTTACAGTTTCCATACTATTGGAGATGCGCTTACTTTAATGAAGGAAAAAAAAGTGACTGGCTTGCCTTTGCTCAATGATCAAGGCCATTTACTGGGTATGGTTACCAAAGAGCAGATTTTTGAGAAAGGCTTAGAACGGTTCTCGGCAGAGACTAAGGCTATTGACTATTTGACCACGCGTTTCTTTCCTTTAAAGGAAGATGCATTATTGGAAGATGTTACGGATTTACCCTTTGATATTTACCCGGTGTTAAATAACCTAGAAGAAATAATTGGTGTAGTAACTAAGAATTCTTTGATTCAGGCTTATCTTCAACAGGCCCAATTACGTAGACAAGAACTCGAGGCGGTTTTTGACTCAGCGCACAATGCCATTATAGCTATAAATAAACAGGGCATCATAACATCTCTAAACCCAGCGGCAGAAAGACCTACTCGTTCAACAAAAGAAGAAGCCGTCGGACGTTTTTTAAACGATGTCATTATCCCTACAGGTCTCTTAGATGTTGTTCGCAGTGGAATACCCGAATTTGGAGCCAAATTTCAGGTGGGCCGCAGATTGTATATCTCCAATCGGACACCAATTATTAGAGACGGGGAAGTCGTAGGGGCGGTAGGAGTATTCCAAGACGTTTCCGAGATAGAAAAGGTTTTGCAAGAACTAAGAAGTGTCAAACAACTTAATGAAGAGCTCCAGACAATTATTGCTTCTTCGTATGATGGGTTAATCATTTGTGACGGACAAGGTGAAATACTGCGCTGTAACCCTGCTGTGGGAAGAATATTAGAAGTTGCTTGGGCGGATCTAGTGGGGAGATCGTTTAAAGAACTTGTGGAGAAAGAGGTTTTCGAGAATAATATTATTCATCTAGTTAGAAAAAAGGATGGTGTTGTAAGTCTTCTGGAAAGGACCTTTGATAAGCATACCTTGGTCATCACAGGCAATCCAGTCTATGATGAAGAAGGGGACATCATAAAAATTGTCATTAACATAAGAGATATGAGTGAATTGCTATTTCTAAGGGAAGCTCTGGAAGAGAGTAAACAACTCTCGGAAAAGTATCAGTCTCAGATCGCACAGATGAGGAATAATCAAGAAACGAGTCCTGAGTGGAGGTCCTGTTCCGTTATCATGGACAATGTGAAGGATCTTGCTACTAGGGTAAGTCAAGTAGATTCGCCTGTAGTATTAGTTGGAGAACAAGGGGTAGGCAAGGAAGATATTGCAAGACTAATCCATTCCAAGAGCAAACGTGCTCAAGCCCCTTTTTACAAATTAAATTGCGGATCCCTTCCTAATCATCTGCTAGAGATAGAGCTATTTGGGCAAGAAATCTCCTCTGACGGAACTAAGAGAAAAGCGGGGGTATTCGAGTTAGCAGAAAAGGGTTGTGTTTACCTTGAAGATGTAGGAAAAATACCCTTAAGTTTACAAGGCCGTTTATTGAGAGTACTACAGAATAAGACACAACAAGTTTCAGATGGGAAGAAAAGCATTCCCATCGATGTAAGAATTATCGCTAGTTCCACTACACCGTTAAAAGACTTAGTGGAAAATGGCCTTTTTCGATTGGATCTCTTTTTCAGTCTAAACGTAGTGCCAATTACTATTCCTGCCCTAAGAGAACGTAAAGAAGATCTTATACCCCTAGTTCTTTATTATCTAGAGCAAAACAATAAGCGTCACGGATTAGAGAAGGTTTTTTCTCCAAAAGCAGTTCGCTTATTCTTGAGTTATCCTTGGTTAGGAAATATTCGAGAAATGGCCAACATCATTGAGCGGTTAGTAGTTACCTCAAATCAAAAGCTTATTTCTGAAAGGGAGGTTGACCACGTACTTTATCAAAAGGAAAACAGCGCTCTCAGGTCTGTAACAGTGGCCGGAGTTATTCCGCTCAAGGAAGCTATTGATGATCTAGAACAACAACTGGTTAGATTAGCCATGAAACAGTATCGTACTACCGTTAAAGCTGCTGAGGCATTAGGGGTAAATCAGTCTACAGTCGTACGCAAGTTGAAGAAGTTAAAGGAGATGCAGGGAAATGAAACGGAATCAAGGTGATAAAGTCGTTGTTTCCTTAGAAAGGGTGAGATAAGCATGACTGATTGGAATTTAGCGGTCAAGATTTTTGTAAGCGGTGTAAGTATCGTGATGCTTGTCATGTGTTCGCTACAGCTCTCAGTCGGTGCTTGTTCAATTATCATTAGATCATTTGGAAACCGTAGAGAAAAAGCGAAAGACTAGACTTAGACAACTTGAGAAAGGAGGCGTTAATTCATGGAGAAAGTATTACACGAATTGATTACATCCAGCGGTTTTTTTCATCTAACTTTGGGCAATGTGATCATGTGGACAATAGCCGTTGTCCTTATGTATCTGGCCATTAAAAAGGAATATGAACCCCTTTTGTTATTACCAATTTCCTTTGGAATTTTAGTCGTGAATTTACCACTAACATTTTTGATGGAGCCTGACAGCGGTCTCATCTGGAGATTTTATCACTATGGGATTGACTGGGAAATTATCCCTCCTCTAATTTTTCTTGGCTTAGGTGCTATGACAGATTTTGGTCCAGTAATTGCAAATCCAAAAACCTTGCTCCTAGGTGGGGGTGCACAAATTGGAGTTTATATAACGTTTTTTGTAGCCTTGCTTTTTGGTTTTGATATAAAAGAAGCTGCGTCAATATCCATCGTTGGGGGAGCAGATGGCCCGACAACAATTTATCTGACCTCTAAGCTAGCCTCCCATATGCTTGGACCGGTAGCAGTAGCTGCTTATTCCTATATGGCTCTGGTTCCAATTATTCAGCCACCAATCATGAAACTGCTGACAACCAAGGCCGAGCGAAGAACCGTTATGCGGAAATTACGTACGGTCAGTAAAGTAGAAAAGATAGTATTTCCAGTGGTTACGGGAACGTTAATTATGTTGATTGTACCAGCATCTGCTGCTTTGATGGCTATGTTTATGCTAGGTAACTTGTTTAAGGAGTCGGGTGTCGTTGAAAGACTTACAAAGGCTGCTCAAAACGAATTGATGAATATCGTTACAATTTTTTTAGGTCTTTCCGTAGGCGCTACTATGACTGCGGAGATATTCCTTAAACGAGAGGTGATCTTACTATTTATCCTTGGACTATTTGCCTTTGCTATTGCTACAGCGTCAGGTGTATTGTTAGCAAAGTTTATGAACCTTTTCTTAAAAGAAAAAATCAATCCGCTAATTGGGGCTGCAGGAGTTTCGGCGGTACCTATGTCTGCCAGAGTTGTTCACAAAGTAGGAGCAGAGGAAAATAAGCGGAATTATTTGTTAATGCACGCTATGGGACCCAATGTAGCAGGAGTTATAGGGACCTTGGTTGCAGCATCCGTCATGCTAACGTTTTTACAATAATACTTTGCTAAATTCTAATTAGTAGAACGAAATTCAAAGCCATAAGGGCAAATTTTTTTAGAGAAAATTACCAGAATATTTTAATTTATTTAAATTAGTATGATTTTAATATTTGAATCAAGAACACCATACACGACATAAAGCCATACAGCTGAATGTTGGTGTTTATACATATTAATTAGAAGGGGGGCAAGAGAAAAAATAGAATTTTTTTAATGAACCTTACGTAAAAAAATTATTAAGAGGGGGGCAAATTTATATGCGCAAAATACTTAGCTTAATAATGGTTGTATTTATATCTCTTGCTATGACAGGGTGCGGAAGCAAATCTGCCAATACTTCGGATCAATCATCTGAAAAAGTTGAACGAGTGAACATCGCTACAGGTACAACGTCCGGGGCTTATTACCCTATTGGAAATGCCATGGCTAAAATATGGACTGACAAGGTACCGGGAGTTAAAGCATCAGCCCAATCGACTGAGGCAAGTGCGGCCAACATGAACTTTTTACAGCAGAAAGAAGCGGAAGTTGCTTTTACCATGGCCAATGTGGCAGTGTACGCCTATCAGGGTCAGGATAATTTTTCCGGCCGGGCTAACAAAGACCTGCGCGGCATGACCTTTTTGTATCCTAATGTCACGCAAATTGTGGTGCGCAAGGATTCAGGCATCAACTCCGTCAAGGATCTCCAGGGGAAGCGGTTTGTGCCTGGGGCTACGGGAAGCGGAACGGTAACCAATTCTAAGGAAGTTCTGGATATCTTCGGTCTGAATTTCTGGGATAAAGATAAGAGCAATGTCAATGCGGATTACGTGGGATTCACTGAGGCCAGTGAGCTGCTCAAAAATAAGCAGGCAGATGCCGCTAATTTCTCCGGTGCTATGCCCTTGGCGGCGATTATGGACGTCTCTAATTCCATTGATGTAAAGCTCATTTCCTTGGAACCGGATATGATTCAAAAGATTGTTGAGAAATACCCTTTCTATTATGAATATGTCATTCCTAAAGGAACGTACAAGGGCCAGGAGGAAGATGTACACACGGTAGCCTTAGCCAATCTCTTAGTGACTCGTGCTGATCTCAGTGAAGATTTAATCTATAACCTTACGAAAGGGATTTATGAAAACCTGCCGGATCTCTACAATGCCCATGCCATCACCAAGAACATTAAAAAAGAAGATTCCGGCAAAGGTATGGGTCCGATACCGCTGCATCCGGGCGCTATTAAGTATTTCAAGGAAGTCGGTGTGCTGAAGTAATAAAGGAGGATAACATCATGAGCAAAGTACTGGATAAGCCTGGCGGCGAACAAATCAGTACATTGTCAGACAGTGAAATTGCCTCAGAAGAAGTTGTCCAAGAACTATTAGAGAAATACGACAAGGAATCCCAAGTTCGTAAATTCAAACCCAAATCAAAGACTGGACTGCTGGTCTCGGCCATAGCCATCTCCTTTTCCCTGTTTCATTTGTGGGTGGCAGGTATCGGAACTCTTGAAGCTATTAAGCTGCGTTCCATTCATCTGACTTTTGTTATGGTACTCATCTTTCTTCTATATCCGGCTCGCAAGAAGGGTATGAGAGGTAAACCGGGGATCTTTGACTGGATTATGATTGCCTTAAGTATTGTTGCCGGCCTCTATATGGTATTTGCGAACGAACAACTAGCCCTGCGGGGGGGGCTGCCAATTAATCGGGATTATATCATGGGGGCACTGGGGATCTTGGTTGTCTTTGAAGCGGGACGCCGGTGTTTAGGGAAAGAACTCCCGATTCTGGGTGTACTGTTTCTGCTCTACGCCTACTTTGGAGAGTATATCCCAGGATCCTTTGGCCACAGCGGCTTCAGTCTCAAAAGAATTATTTACCAAATGTATTTAGGTTCTGAAGGAATTTTTGGGGTTGCTTTGGGTGTTTCGGCTACATTTATTTTCCTCTTCATACTTTTCGGGGCTTTTCTGGGGGAAACCGGAATGGCGAAGCTGATCAATGATTCTTCCATGGCTTTGGCTGGGACTTCCCCGGGCGGGCCGGCCAAAGTGGCCGTCTTTGCCAGCGGAATTATGGGAACCATCAGCGGTAGTGCGGTAGCTAATGTAGCAACCACGGGTGCCTTTACTATTCCCCTAATGAAAAGCATCGGTTACCGGCCTCACTTTGCTGCAGCAGTGGAGGCGGTTGCTTCCACTGGCGGGCAGTTTATGCCCCCGATTATGGGTGCGGCAGCCTTTATTATGGCGGAATTCTTAAATATTCCCTATAAAGACATCATGGTTGCTGCCTTGATTCCCGCCTTCCTTTACTATTTAGCGGTATTTACCATGGTACATCTTGAAGCTCTTAAAACCGGCCTAAAAGGTGTGCCTCGCGAACAATTGCCGGTGATGAAACTAGTTCTCAAAGAGCGGGGGCATCTCATAATACCTCTGGCGGCCATCATTTATCTTCTGGTTAAAGGGGTAACTCCCACTTATGCCGCTTTCTATGGGATTCTGGTGGCCATTGGAGCTAGCTTCCTGCGGAAATCCACGCGCATGAGCTGGCGGGGTTTCTTGATGGCCTTGGAAATGGGCGCTAAAGGAAGTATTAGTGTAGCTATTGCTACCGCCGTTGTAGGCGTTATCGTGGGAGTGTCCTCTCTCACCAGCTTGGGGATTACCTTGGGAGACAATATGCTGGCCTTTGCTCACGGCAACTTATTCCCCACCTTGTTGCTGACCATGATTACAGCCATTATTTTGGGCATGGGAATGCCTACCACAGCCGTTTATATTGTGGGCGCCACTATTGCCTCTCCGGCTCTTCTCAAATTAGGGGTCGCACCTTTAGCAGCCCATTTGTTTGTATTCTACTTTGGCAATATCTCTAATGTCACTCCGCCTGTTGCCTTAGCGGCCTTTACCGGAGCAGGAATTGCCAGTGCCAACCCGAGTAAAGTTGGATGGGCCGCAGCCCGCTTAGCGGCTGCAGGGTTTTTGATTCCTTACATTTGGATATACTCGCCGGCTCTGATCGCTCAGGGCAGTATTGGCCATATCCTGGGGTCTCTGGTTACAGCTACGGTAGGAGTTATCGCCCTGGCTTGTGCTGTACAGGGATATATGTTGAATACTACCAACCTGTTCCAAAGAGTTTTTCTGATTATTGCAGCCTTTGGCTTGATTAAGCCTGGGTTGCTTACAGATACGGTAGGGATTTCCGTCTTAGTGATTGTCTTCCTGTGGCAGCGAATTCAGCGTAAATCTGTTAAGACAGAGGGGGTTAATGTTACTTAGCCTTGGAGGGCGAATTGTACTGACTGCTGAGGAGGGGGAATTCGAATATGCAGTATTTTATGGAACCTAAAGATGTGGCGATTATTGGAGCAAGCCAGGATTTTAAGACGATTAACGGCAAAATACTTAAGTATTTGCTGAAGCATCATTACCAAGGGAGAATCTATCCGGTCAATCCCAAGTACCAAGAAATTGCGGGTGTCACCTGTTACGCTTCTGTAGAGGAAATACCCAGAGATGTGGATTTAGCCCTTATTGCAGTGGCTGCAGTTCGAGTGCCTGGAATCTTAAAGGACTGTGGTACCCATGGAATCAAACGTGCCGTTATCTTTTCTTCCGGCTTTGCAGAGACCGGTGCTGAAGGCAAGATAATTCAAGAAGAAATCATCGCGACTGCAAAAAAATATCAGATGCGCTTAATCGGCCCTAATTGCTTGGGAATCCTCAATGCTTCTTCTGGGATGATTGCTTCCTTCAGCGCCTCACTGGAACTGGATTGTATTAAAACCGGTCATTTAGCGTTAGTTTCTCAAAGCGGGGCTGTAGGTTTTATGCTCTTTAATCTTTTGCAGGAAGCTGGGGTGGGTGTCAACTTTGTTGTCACTACCGGAAACGAAGCAGATGTGACAGTCAGCGAAGGTTTGGATTATGTGGTGGAGAACCCTAAGACAAAAGTGATCCTTACTTACCTGGAAGGGTTAAGAGATGGAGAGCCCTTTAAAAAGACTGCTGAGAAAGCAGCAGAAGCAGGGAAACCGATTATCGCCTTGAAAGTCGGTAATTCCAAAAGCGGGCAAAAGGCAGCTGCAACTCATACGGCAGCCTTGGCCGGCTCAGGAGCAGCCTACAAAAGCTTCTTCGATAAAATGGGCATTATTCAGGCTAACGATAGTGATGATATTATCGACTTGGCCCAGGCCTTTGTACCTGGAAAACTCCCTAAAGGGCCAAAGGTAGGAATCGTAACTATGTCCGGCGGGGTGGGCATCTTGCTGGCCGATCGTTCGGAAGAACTGGGCCTGAAAATACCCCAATTAAGCAAAGGATTGCAGGAAGAAGTTCAGAAGGTTATTCCAGCCTTTGGCTGCGCCCAAAATCCTGTGGATGTCACTGCCCAATCCCTGAATCAGGGAGAAGAGTTCAAGAAATGTCTCAAGATCCTTTTAGCCTCAGAGGAACTGGATATGTTGATTGTCGCCATTACCATGGCTACAGGGAAAATGGCCGAGAAAATAGGAATGGACATTGCTGAGGCTGCTTTGGGAACGGATAAGCCCCTTGTCGTTAGTTGGAGTGTTGGTCAAGTATCCAAGCCGGGCTTTGATGTTCTGAAGGATGCGGGAGTTCCTCTCTATCACTCCCCGGCCCGGGCAGCCAAAGTTTTGGGGGCATTATATAAATATGTCAATTTCAAATGCGGCTGGAAGAAAACTTCTGGTGGAGAAATCAATCTTGACAGAAAGGTTAAAGTTCAAAAGGCCCTTAAGGAAAACAGTAAAGTCTTAAGTGAACACTCTACAAAGGAACTGTTAGAGCTTTACGGTCTGCCGGTGACCAAAGAATATGTGGCTAAGAGCGCTGAAGAGGCTGCCGCAATGGCTGAATGTATGGGCTATCCGGTGGTTATGAAGATCGATTCTCCCGATATCCTGCATAAAACAGAAGCAGGAGGGGTTGCCGTTAATATTTCCTCGGCTCAGGAGGCAGAAGCAAAGTTCAAAGAAATTACGGAAAACGGTCGGAATTATAATCCTCAAGCCAAGATCAACGGTATTTTAATTCAGGAACAAGTACCGCCGGGAGTCGAGGTCATCGTTGGTTTGCAGAGAGATCCGGTCTTAGGGACGCAGATCATGTTTGGTCTCGGTGGAATCTTTGTTGAGGTTCTTAAAGATGTGGTATTAAAACCCATACCGTTAAGCCGTGAGGACGCTCAAGAGGTTTTGAACGAGATTAAGGGTGGCGCCCTGTTAAACGGTGTTAGGGGCAGACAGGCGGCAGACAAAGATGCCTTAGTTGAAATCCTGCTTGGAGTCAGTCAATTAGCGGTAGAAGCGGGGGAGGATCTCTTGAGTCTGGATATTAATCCGGTAATGGCATTACCACAAGGTATGGGAGCCAAAATACTCGATGGCGTCATAGTTACGTCTTGAGGTCAGGTATTAAGGGAATTAAATCAGATAATGAATTGTAAACCATGGTTTTACATTTTGTAAAACCTTTTTCTTTTGGCCGCGGTATGTTAAAATATCAACTTTGCTATGATTCTGTTATGGAAGTCTGAATTTCTAGATATTCTAGCGTTTGCTAAAATAAAACATAGGAAATCAGCGTCCGATTTTTCGGAATTTAAGGCGGTTATGGGATATTCATAATCTTAAGTACGGAAAACTAGACATTTATGTACGAAAAATAAGATTCCGGGACAATTACTTACGTAATTTTCAGAAAAATTATAGAAACTTAAGTAAAAACCTTTAGAAATTTAATGACAAAAATTTAACATTTATCAGGTGTTTGTAAGACAAGATCGTTAACAAACGCCTTTTTTTATTGATGTTTATACTTTGGTATAGTTCTTGCTAAGATAAAGAAATATGGTAAGAAAATAAAAAATAAGGGAGATGATTTTATGACAAAGATTATTGATTATTGGCATCAACCATTTACGGAAGAGGGGATGAAGAAAGCTTATATCGATGATCCTGAACAAAACCAGGTTGCTAAATGGTGGGGTCTTGACATTAGAGGACGGACACCAGAAGAGTTTATTGCGGATATGGATAAAAATGGGGTTGATAAAGTACTTATCCCTTCAGGTAAAATTAAGTCTTATACAAGGCAGGTTCTACAGTGGAATTTCCAAACTGAAGATGTCTACAGCATGATCAAGGACTTTCCAACTAGATTATACGGACTACATGGAATCAATGCTGAAGAGAGAATGGATGGAGTAAGAGAGTTAGAGAGAGCTGTTAAGGAATTTGGTTTCGTTGGCGCACATCTACACACCTATGGTTTTGGGTTGCCAGTAAATGACAAACGATACTTCCCATTTTATGCTAAATGTGTTGAACTAGATGTTCCTGTAGTCATGCAAATCGGGCATTCTGCCGAAGCAATGCCTAGTGAAATGGGTCGTCCTATCTTATTGGATGATATTGCCCTCTTTTTCCCAGAATTAAGGATTGTAGCAGCTCATACTGGTTGGCCCTGGGTTGAAGAACTAATAGCGATGTCTTGGAAACATCCGAATATCTATATAGGAACGACAGCTCATGGCCCGAAGTATTGGGATAG
This Desulfosporosinus orientis DSM 765 DNA region includes the following protein-coding sequences:
- a CDS encoding acyl-CoA carboxylase subunit beta, coding for MDRKQAALRPYFEKMPDIGKPLSAGEIKRTEENIKLVQEQEEIIAKAVEKVKNAGTPAEVIRKKGQMTVWDRLDYLVDEGTWCPLHTLYNPRDNEEGCTGVVDGLGKIEGKWAVIIGFDNKVMAGAWISGQAENMLRVTDLAKRLNIPLVWLTNCSGVKLMEQENVYADRRGSGATFFRHAELNRLGIPILNGIYGTNPAGGGYQGISPTILIAHKDANIAVGGAGIVGGMNPKGFFDLESAQQLIDATQGFKAKAPGRIETHFDETAYFREVYDSEIGVLDGIKEYMSGLPAYDPKVFRVAEPAEPKYPGLELNRLLPANQRRPYDAMQILARLTDNSEFMEYRPEYGPEVFTGIAKIDGFPVGIIGNRQGMLPKYPEYAERAYVGIGGKHYRQGLIKQSEFVTLCGRDNLPIIWLQDTTGIDVGDVAERAELLALGQSLIYSIEKTDIAMICIVLRKGTAAAHYIMGGPQANENNAFTLGTPLTEIYVMHGETAAAASYARRLVKEQEVGKDLEPVIEKMNQMVKDYEEKSRPAYCAKLGLVDEIVGLSDLRSYCVAFASANYQNPKSITPIHQMILPRTIKG
- a CDS encoding acyl-CoA dehydrogenase family protein, translating into MDFGLTEEQRMVQEMARDFAEKEIGPYVEEDEENHYYRREILSKMGKLGLLGWSIPEEYGGNGMGWMEAVTALYEIAKVHTSWRLSISGNVWGPAMTINEWGTKEQKQTYIPRLVSGDSVGSFAMTEANTGSDVASMKTLAEDKGDHWLINGSKMWISGGHTCDIGLLYAVTEKGAGAKGISCFIIDYNKTPGVTRIPILKKVGMWPAPTSELVFENAMIPKENLLGPLNKGFQICMWMLNNTRMGCATGSAALSAACLEGSVQYANERTQFGKQIGKYQMIQQQIAEMKLEDEAAKYLVYRAAWLKENKLPSQQATSMAKLYGSIAAVHAANIAMKIYGSYGYSTEYPCGRWLRDAKQFETLEGTSNIHMQIISKIELGYQPNR
- a CDS encoding sigma-54-dependent Fis family transcriptional regulator; translated protein: MQRVGQVMSRLSVCLYSFHTIGDALTLMKEKKVTGLPLLNDQGHLLGMVTKEQIFEKGLERFSAETKAIDYLTTRFFPLKEDALLEDVTDLPFDIYPVLNNLEEIIGVVTKNSLIQAYLQQAQLRRQELEAVFDSAHNAIIAINKQGIITSLNPAAERPTRSTKEEAVGRFLNDVIIPTGLLDVVRSGIPEFGAKFQVGRRLYISNRTPIIRDGEVVGAVGVFQDVSEIEKVLQELRSVKQLNEELQTIIASSYDGLIICDGQGEILRCNPAVGRILEVAWADLVGRSFKELVEKEVFENNIIHLVRKKDGVVSLLERTFDKHTLVITGNPVYDEEGDIIKIVINIRDMSELLFLREALEESKQLSEKYQSQIAQMRNNQETSPEWRSCSVIMDNVKDLATRVSQVDSPVVLVGEQGVGKEDIARLIHSKSKRAQAPFYKLNCGSLPNHLLEIELFGQEISSDGTKRKAGVFELAEKGCVYLEDVGKIPLSLQGRLLRVLQNKTQQVSDGKKSIPIDVRIIASSTTPLKDLVENGLFRLDLFFSLNVVPITIPALRERKEDLIPLVLYYLEQNNKRHGLEKVFSPKAVRLFLSYPWLGNIREMANIIERLVVTSNQKLISEREVDHVLYQKENSALRSVTVAGVIPLKEAIDDLEQQLVRLAMKQYRTTVKAAEALGVNQSTVVRKLKKLKEMQGNETESR
- a CDS encoding sodium ion-translocating decarboxylase subunit beta, translated to MEKVLHELITSSGFFHLTLGNVIMWTIAVVLMYLAIKKEYEPLLLLPISFGILVVNLPLTFLMEPDSGLIWRFYHYGIDWEIIPPLIFLGLGAMTDFGPVIANPKTLLLGGGAQIGVYITFFVALLFGFDIKEAASISIVGGADGPTTIYLTSKLASHMLGPVAVAAYSYMALVPIIQPPIMKLLTTKAERRTVMRKLRTVSKVEKIVFPVVTGTLIMLIVPASAALMAMFMLGNLFKESGVVERLTKAAQNELMNIVTIFLGLSVGATMTAEIFLKREVILLFILGLFAFAIATASGVLLAKFMNLFLKEKINPLIGAAGVSAVPMSARVVHKVGAEENKRNYLLMHAMGPNVAGVIGTLVAASVMLTFLQ
- a CDS encoding TAXI family TRAP transporter solute-binding subunit; the protein is MRKILSLIMVVFISLAMTGCGSKSANTSDQSSEKVERVNIATGTTSGAYYPIGNAMAKIWTDKVPGVKASAQSTEASAANMNFLQQKEAEVAFTMANVAVYAYQGQDNFSGRANKDLRGMTFLYPNVTQIVVRKDSGINSVKDLQGKRFVPGATGSGTVTNSKEVLDIFGLNFWDKDKSNVNADYVGFTEASELLKNKQADAANFSGAMPLAAIMDVSNSIDVKLISLEPDMIQKIVEKYPFYYEYVIPKGTYKGQEEDVHTVALANLLVTRADLSEDLIYNLTKGIYENLPDLYNAHAITKNIKKEDSGKGMGPIPLHPGAIKYFKEVGVLK